One window from the genome of Pedobacter schmidteae encodes:
- a CDS encoding DinB family protein gives MTNLLYLQYDLIRQSRQVVFQFLEAKVMADIAKPLSAFNNKTISYMYVHIANTYIAWANNFALNGSSVYNDQDEPMNVTQLQSLFAQVDEIMDHFITHFALHPTQAVKGYKWPQKYIETDAYGIFTHVITHEFHHKGQAMTMARLLGHLPPDTDIMRF, from the coding sequence ATGACAAATTTACTTTATTTGCAATATGATTTGATCAGGCAGTCCAGGCAAGTGGTTTTTCAGTTTCTGGAAGCAAAGGTTATGGCTGACATTGCCAAACCACTATCAGCTTTTAACAACAAAACCATTTCCTATATGTATGTTCATATTGCCAACACTTATATAGCTTGGGCAAATAATTTTGCCCTGAATGGTTCGTCAGTTTACAACGATCAGGATGAGCCTATGAATGTAACACAACTGCAAAGCTTATTCGCGCAGGTTGATGAAATCATGGATCATTTTATAACTCATTTTGCCCTACATCCAACCCAAGCGGTCAAGGGCTACAAATGGCCACAAAAATATATCGAAACTGATGCCTACGGTATTTTCACACACGTTATTACCCACGAGTTTCACCACAAAGGCCAGGCTATGACTATGGCCCGACTACTAGGCCACCTTCCTCCAGATACGGACATAATGCGATTTTAA
- a CDS encoding VOC family protein → MATTNTYLNFNGNCEEAFTFYKSVFGGEFTFIGKFGEMPPQEGYTVPAADVNKIMHVSLPIGTSILMGSDTGGDWAPSFVQGNNFSISISANSKAEADNLFGGLSAGGQVTMPMAQTFWGDYFGMFADKFGVNWMVSFNENMQK, encoded by the coding sequence ATGGCAACAACAAACACTTATTTAAATTTCAACGGAAATTGTGAAGAGGCATTTACTTTTTACAAATCTGTATTTGGCGGAGAATTTACTTTTATAGGGAAATTTGGCGAGATGCCTCCTCAGGAAGGTTATACTGTTCCTGCTGCAGATGTGAACAAGATTATGCACGTTTCCTTACCAATAGGAACTTCCATTTTGATGGGAAGCGATACCGGTGGAGATTGGGCCCCGAGTTTTGTACAGGGGAACAATTTTTCCATTTCTATTTCGGCAAACAGTAAAGCTGAAGCAGATAACTTGTTTGGGGGACTTTCGGCAGGTGGCCAGGTTACGATGCCTATGGCGCAAACTTTTTGGGGCGATTATTTCGGTATGTTTGCCGATAAATTTGGCGTCAACTGGATGGTGAGTTTTAATGAAAATATGCAAAAATAA
- a CDS encoding cold-shock protein, translating into MPEGTVKFFNESKGFGFIIPENGEPEIFVHVTGLIDKVRENDHVTYEVENGKKGLNATKVKLS; encoded by the coding sequence ATGCCAGAAGGAACAGTAAAATTTTTTAATGAATCAAAAGGATTTGGATTCATCATACCAGAAAATGGTGAACCTGAAATCTTTGTCCACGTTACCGGCCTTATTGATAAGGTAAGAGAAAATGACCATGTCACTTACGAGGTAGAAAACGGAAAAAAAGGCCTTAATGCTACTAAAGTAAAACTTAGCTAA
- a CDS encoding dicarboxylate/amino acid:cation symporter: MKAHLKNYKGIIFLLAGITAGSIAGLIFGKKVEVIKPIGDIFLNLLFTAVIPLVFFAISSAIANIKPSDKLSRMIGLTAIVFLGTILISAVLTIIAVKIFPVHESLGNTALTEKIEDSPFGDQITKLFTTTEFYELLSRKSMLAMIIFSIIIGFATLKAGKAADQFTSFLHSGNEVFKRVFILIMKAGPIGLGAYFAYQVGVFGPQLFGTYAKSLGLYYGFGAFYFVVMFSVYAFIAGGLKGIGRYWKNNLIPSATAIGTCSSIAVIPSNLDASRKIGIPDYIANVTIPLGATLHKDGSSISSIVKMAVVFALFGKGFDTADAILLALGMTVLVSVVEGGIPNGGYVGELLFISAYGLPIEALPPAMIIGTLVDPMATLLNATGDTVASMMVTRFTEGKRWMNEI, from the coding sequence ATGAAAGCACACCTAAAAAATTATAAGGGGATTATTTTTCTACTGGCCGGCATAACAGCGGGCAGTATAGCCGGGTTGATATTTGGTAAAAAAGTTGAAGTAATCAAACCCATCGGTGATATTTTCCTCAACCTGTTGTTCACCGCCGTAATCCCATTGGTATTTTTCGCCATATCTTCGGCCATAGCCAATATCAAACCTTCTGATAAGCTGAGCCGTATGATTGGCCTCACCGCTATCGTATTTCTGGGAACCATTCTCATCTCCGCCGTCCTCACCATTATCGCTGTTAAAATATTCCCGGTTCATGAATCATTGGGCAATACTGCTTTAACTGAAAAAATTGAAGACAGCCCATTTGGAGATCAAATCACAAAATTATTTACCACTACCGAATTTTACGAACTCTTGTCGCGCAAAAGCATGCTGGCAATGATCATCTTTTCCATCATCATCGGTTTTGCTACCCTTAAAGCCGGGAAGGCTGCCGATCAGTTTACCAGTTTTTTACACTCAGGCAATGAGGTTTTTAAAAGGGTATTTATCTTAATCATGAAAGCAGGGCCGATAGGACTTGGTGCTTATTTCGCCTATCAGGTTGGTGTATTTGGACCACAGCTTTTTGGCACTTATGCCAAATCTCTGGGGCTTTACTATGGCTTCGGAGCTTTTTATTTTGTGGTGATGTTTAGTGTTTATGCATTTATAGCCGGCGGACTCAAAGGCATAGGCCGCTACTGGAAAAATAATCTTATCCCTTCGGCAACAGCTATTGGTACCTGTAGCAGCATTGCAGTTATTCCTTCTAATCTGGATGCCTCCAGAAAAATAGGCATTCCAGATTATATTGCTAATGTAACTATCCCGCTAGGTGCAACCCTGCATAAAGATGGCTCCAGCATTTCCTCAATTGTAAAAATGGCAGTAGTTTTTGCTTTATTTGGAAAGGGCTTTGATACTGCCGATGCGATTTTACTGGCCCTGGGTATGACAGTTTTGGTAAGCGTTGTTGAAGGCGGTATCCCAAATGGTGGTTATGTAGGTGAACTGTTGTTCATTTCGGCCTATGGATTGCCAATTGAAGCCCTCCCTCCCGCAATGATTATTGGCACCCTGGTTGACCCCATGGCGACTTTACTCAACGCTACCGGAGACACGGTGGCTTCGATGATGGTAACCCGCTTTACCGAAGGAAAACGATGGATGAATGAAATCTGA
- a CDS encoding ATP-binding protein has product MKKNQRSFLVIFGIILVFITLLFRNSIVQRSEQKTLITTMDELEVNNRQLSKLDTITLSLQVAENNFRMYTSLWKPEYFIKYTEEIKAITAMLSNLSAEDNRKISGSIVGDLASKRKQMLLYGEIKKLADSITNINLQLNVNKISSSLLPVKTFPKPTIKKVVEVEEIKPEPEVKKKKFFQRLKNAILNKTEPKDTSKFRKTETTYEPVENGIEAYNKKQLEKIGNYYKGLLEDQKKNHARLTEKEQSILTLNERIFENIKLLFKEYKDNITLSEAARKMALKNRAANSLHNIDWSGKLNFVISLLSYLGIIFLLYKLYRAYSKTVAANKRAAEQVISKSRFFTSISHEMRTPLNAIMGVSEQLKSTPLNADQMGMSKLLDASSAMLLSAVNEVLDFSRLETRKLSLARTPFKYKRILKEVADTTRVLADQKRLQLELLQDGAPDLLLDGDPYRLKQIVTNLTANAIKFTDKGKVTIKVALKKTDDKNCLLSIKIIDTGIGIAPADIPVIFNEFSQVIDSKRSDWQTGSGLGLTISKKLVDLHQGKIAVESTLGKGTTFNVELPYRIAAGEEENLDQQNERIINSDRFKHIRVLIVDDAEVNLLVIKMIFKKHGIDFDTADSGLTALELMDKNKYDMVLTDIQMPEMDGMELAKHVRGLDDADKAKVPIIAITGQINPESHEAYLSAGINDYIIKPFKEVELIEKILDYSA; this is encoded by the coding sequence ATGAAAAAAAATCAACGTTCTTTTCTGGTTATATTCGGTATTATCCTTGTTTTTATTACCCTGTTGTTTCGCAATTCGATCGTTCAACGCTCGGAGCAAAAAACACTAATTACTACGATGGATGAGCTGGAGGTAAATAATCGTCAGCTGTCAAAATTGGATACCATCACTTTAAGCTTGCAGGTAGCCGAAAATAATTTCAGAATGTATACTTCCTTATGGAAGCCGGAATATTTTATTAAATATACGGAGGAGATAAAAGCCATTACGGCCATGTTGAGTAACCTTTCGGCAGAGGATAATAGAAAAATATCGGGTAGTATAGTAGGGGATTTGGCCAGTAAACGTAAGCAGATGTTGCTGTACGGAGAAATTAAGAAGCTTGCAGATTCGATTACCAATATCAACCTTCAGCTAAATGTAAATAAGATTAGCAGCAGTTTGCTGCCTGTTAAAACTTTTCCGAAGCCAACGATAAAGAAAGTGGTTGAGGTGGAGGAGATAAAGCCCGAACCAGAGGTTAAAAAGAAAAAATTCTTTCAGCGATTAAAAAATGCGATTTTAAATAAGACAGAGCCTAAGGATACCTCAAAATTCAGAAAGACAGAAACCACCTATGAGCCTGTTGAGAATGGTATAGAAGCCTACAATAAGAAGCAGCTGGAAAAAATAGGTAATTATTATAAGGGGTTGCTTGAAGACCAAAAAAAGAACCATGCCAGGTTAACAGAAAAAGAACAATCTATTTTGACTTTAAATGAGCGAATTTTTGAAAACATTAAATTGCTGTTTAAAGAATATAAAGATAACATTACTTTAAGTGAGGCGGCCAGAAAGATGGCATTGAAAAATAGAGCCGCCAATTCACTTCACAATATCGATTGGTCTGGAAAGCTTAATTTCGTCATCAGTTTGCTTTCTTATCTTGGGATTATCTTTTTGTTGTATAAATTATACCGAGCTTATAGTAAGACTGTTGCGGCAAATAAGCGTGCTGCCGAGCAGGTGATCAGCAAATCCAGATTTTTTACCAGCATCAGTCACGAGATGCGTACACCGTTAAACGCGATCATGGGGGTTTCGGAACAGTTGAAATCTACACCGCTGAATGCAGACCAAATGGGAATGTCAAAACTGCTGGATGCATCTTCGGCCATGCTTTTGTCGGCCGTTAACGAGGTTTTAGATTTTTCCAGGTTGGAAACCAGGAAGTTGTCGCTTGCAAGGACGCCATTTAAATACAAGAGAATATTAAAAGAAGTAGCGGACACTACGAGGGTCCTTGCCGATCAAAAGCGCTTACAGCTGGAACTGTTACAAGATGGCGCTCCGGATTTATTGCTTGACGGAGATCCTTATCGCTTAAAACAAATTGTGACCAACCTTACGGCGAATGCCATCAAATTTACCGACAAAGGAAAGGTTACGATTAAGGTAGCACTTAAAAAAACGGATGATAAAAACTGTTTGCTGTCTATCAAAATTATTGATACGGGGATCGGTATAGCCCCTGCAGATATTCCGGTTATTTTTAACGAATTCTCGCAAGTGATTGATTCTAAGCGTAGCGACTGGCAAACAGGCTCGGGGTTGGGGTTGACCATTAGTAAAAAACTGGTTGATTTGCATCAGGGAAAGATTGCTGTAGAAAGTACATTGGGAAAAGGAACAACCTTTAATGTGGAGTTACCTTATCGAATAGCTGCTGGCGAAGAGGAAAATCTTGATCAGCAAAATGAAAGGATCATCAATAGCGATCGCTTTAAGCATATACGCGTGTTAATTGTTGACGATGCAGAAGTAAATTTGCTGGTGATTAAGATGATCTTTAAAAAGCATGGGATTGACTTTGATACGGCTGATAGTGGCTTAACTGCGCTTGAGTTGATGGATAAAAATAAGTATGATATGGTATTGACCGATATTCAAATGCCTGAAATGGATGGAATGGAGCTGGCCAAACACGTGAGGGGATTGGATGATGCTGATAAGGCTAAAGTTCCAATAATTGCAATTACCGGCCAGATAAATCCGGAATCGCACGAGGCTTATCTTTCGGCTGGCATAAATGATTATATCATTAAGCCATTTAAGGAAGTTGAACTGATAGAGAAGATACTAGATTATAGTGCCTGA
- a CDS encoding DUF2625 domain-containing protein: MKSTVQYILLCGLTIFSLNAFAQNKMQSLDELINQTDPAWPLVKRWIDSAKNKVEVLDVDSVKAKITLYQTQVSTYATLGAVIYHTGGIMIDNGWLRILGSGNARLNRSVSEWNKGKTIQEYGDKPAYLLIADDAVGGFFAINYGAFGQDLKQIYYLAPNSLAWEPLGLGYTEFIRFCLDSDLSAFYKGLRWSTWDQFIANLDGNKSYSFRPYLWAEGGMDIEKCTRKLVATEDLYKFNMNKQKELTKAATANPKEP; the protein is encoded by the coding sequence ATGAAAAGTACAGTTCAATATATACTGTTGTGCGGACTAACCATTTTTTCGCTGAATGCTTTTGCACAAAATAAAATGCAAAGCCTTGACGAATTGATCAATCAAACAGATCCGGCCTGGCCCCTGGTAAAAAGGTGGATAGACTCTGCTAAAAATAAAGTCGAAGTACTGGATGTAGATTCGGTCAAAGCCAAAATAACACTATATCAAACTCAGGTTTCTACCTATGCTACTTTGGGTGCTGTCATTTATCATACCGGAGGGATCATGATTGACAATGGCTGGTTAAGAATACTGGGATCGGGAAATGCGAGACTAAACCGTTCTGTTTCGGAGTGGAACAAAGGGAAAACAATACAGGAATATGGAGATAAACCTGCCTATCTTTTAATTGCAGATGATGCAGTAGGTGGTTTCTTTGCTATTAATTATGGGGCATTTGGCCAGGATTTAAAACAAATTTATTACCTCGCACCGAATAGCCTGGCATGGGAGCCCCTTGGACTGGGATATACCGAATTTATTCGCTTTTGTTTGGACAGCGATCTTTCGGCCTTTTACAAAGGTTTAAGGTGGTCTACCTGGGATCAGTTCATTGCCAATCTCGATGGGAACAAATCTTATAGCTTTCGCCCCTATTTATGGGCAGAAGGAGGTATGGATATAGAAAAATGTACCCGAAAACTGGTGGCTACGGAAGACCTCTACAAATTTAATATGAATAAGCAAAAAGAGCTCACTAAAGCGGCTACCGCAAATCCCAAAGAACCCTGA
- a CDS encoding polysaccharide lyase family 7 protein: MTISIKNSTYALLLAALLLILGAAVPAKQMVKLPSEILNLKNWKLNVPEGIKAPGTSDEYRQPELNTYQNDKWFYANKSGNAVVFRAITGGTTTKGSGYPRSELREMTDDGRKNASWSSSIGTHTLFIDQSITHLPLKKPHIVIGQIHDAEDDVIVFRLEKNKLFVKMDDEKGPVLDENYQLGTRFNVMFKVKNDKTECYYNGMLKFSYPKAFNGAYFKAGAYVQSSCQGKRKVNGESCEAYGAVEIYNVWVKHED, from the coding sequence ATGACTATTTCCATAAAAAACAGCACTTATGCACTACTGTTGGCTGCATTGCTTTTGATACTGGGCGCGGCTGTGCCGGCAAAGCAAATGGTTAAGCTACCTTCAGAGATTTTAAACCTCAAAAACTGGAAATTAAATGTACCTGAAGGCATAAAAGCCCCAGGTACTTCAGATGAATACCGGCAACCCGAATTGAACACCTATCAGAATGATAAATGGTTTTATGCCAACAAATCGGGCAATGCGGTAGTTTTCCGGGCCATAACCGGGGGCACTACAACCAAAGGCTCGGGCTATCCCCGCTCCGAACTCAGAGAAATGACCGACGATGGGAGAAAAAATGCTTCCTGGTCTTCCTCAATAGGTACACATACCCTTTTCATTGATCAAAGCATTACCCATTTACCCCTTAAAAAACCACATATTGTGATCGGGCAAATACACGATGCCGAAGATGATGTCATTGTTTTCAGACTGGAGAAAAACAAACTCTTTGTAAAAATGGACGATGAAAAAGGCCCTGTATTGGATGAGAATTATCAGTTAGGAACCAGATTTAACGTGATGTTTAAAGTAAAAAATGACAAAACAGAATGTTATTACAATGGTATGTTAAAGTTTAGTTACCCTAAGGCCTTCAACGGAGCATACTTTAAAGCCGGCGCTTATGTCCAGTCCTCCTGTCAGGGAAAAAGAAAGGTTAATGGCGAATCATGCGAAGCCTATGGTGCTGTTGAAATTTACAACGTATGGGTAAAACATGAAGACTAA
- a CDS encoding polysaccharide lyase 6 family protein, producing the protein MKKTLIPLLLLLSLKTFAGSVVVDNPEALKAAVTKAKPGDIIYLKNKEWNNAAIQLQGNGTARAPITIMPQNPGGVIFTGQSYIQIGGEHLLVKGFHFKDGYTPKREVISFRINNDNLANNCRVSNIVIENYSQPERFKADTWITLYGKNNRIDHSTFVNKLNSGPLIIAELDDERSRQNNHSIDSNYFKGRQRFGSNGGEIIRIGFSRYSLEPSGTKIVYNYFERCNGEVEIVSIKSGENHVSFNTFYECEGGLVLRHGSDNVVEGNFFIGNDKPFTGGVRVINPRQRVASNVFYRLTGSNFRAPLALVNGVPNSLINRYFQVKDAVIEKNSFINCSAILFGAGKDAERTLGPENVSFKNNLILTKDNEAYTDANNDNKNGILFSDNGLNADFKGNWPAGFKKVNPKSITIKGFSLPYDLHMGADLKKLPLIQKEVTGAAWYKPRVKVPERQPKSFPVNAAQSESIANIVRDALPGDTVILSDEGYYKMNGEILVNKPVVIMAAKNLRNRPILVNASYKALPAFITIENGGDLKVQGLAFKGTYESFSASDGGVRTTDKPMNRPYLLTIDNCEFYDYNESNNSGFAAAKGTLADSLVVLNSVFHHMSGNGIDLSSEKDDKGMYNAEYTTIRNCTFTNLMGSAINIYRGGNDESTLGPFVTIDHCNFNEVENREQGTVIRLIGAQQASVTNSNFSYSGQGGRSIQFQEYRWDNIKVDYCNFYESGKIESFYNKVAGKHIYQLKPQYTNTEKLNFQWLGNTPATNDQLPIGVTK; encoded by the coding sequence TACAGGGAAATGGAACAGCGCGGGCTCCGATTACCATTATGCCACAAAACCCCGGAGGAGTAATTTTCACGGGCCAATCTTACATACAAATTGGCGGCGAACACCTGCTGGTTAAAGGATTTCATTTCAAAGATGGTTATACACCAAAGCGTGAGGTGATCTCTTTCCGTATCAACAACGATAACCTGGCCAATAATTGCAGGGTAAGCAACATCGTCATCGAAAATTACAGTCAGCCGGAAAGGTTTAAAGCCGATACCTGGATTACTTTGTATGGAAAAAACAACAGGATTGACCATTCTACTTTTGTCAACAAACTCAATTCGGGACCGCTCATCATTGCTGAACTTGATGATGAGCGTAGCCGGCAAAATAACCATAGCATCGACAGCAACTATTTTAAAGGGCGTCAACGTTTTGGTTCAAATGGAGGTGAAATCATCAGGATAGGATTTTCCAGGTATTCGCTGGAGCCTTCAGGTACAAAAATTGTGTACAATTATTTCGAACGTTGTAATGGAGAAGTAGAAATCGTCTCTATTAAATCGGGCGAAAATCATGTCAGCTTCAATACCTTTTACGAATGCGAAGGTGGACTGGTATTGAGACACGGCTCCGACAACGTAGTAGAAGGAAATTTCTTCATCGGCAACGACAAGCCTTTTACAGGTGGTGTAAGGGTCATCAATCCTCGTCAGCGCGTGGCCAGTAATGTGTTTTATAGGTTAACGGGAAGTAATTTCCGGGCACCGCTGGCACTGGTAAATGGTGTCCCCAACTCGCTTATCAACCGCTACTTCCAGGTAAAGGATGCAGTTATTGAAAAAAATTCCTTTATCAACTGTTCCGCCATTTTGTTTGGTGCTGGCAAAGATGCCGAACGCACATTAGGCCCGGAAAATGTATCCTTCAAAAACAACCTGATCCTGACCAAGGACAATGAAGCCTATACCGACGCAAATAATGACAACAAGAATGGAATATTGTTTTCCGACAATGGATTGAATGCTGATTTTAAAGGAAACTGGCCTGCAGGCTTTAAAAAAGTAAATCCAAAATCCATTACTATTAAAGGCTTTAGCCTTCCTTATGATTTACATATGGGTGCCGATTTAAAAAAGCTTCCCCTTATCCAAAAAGAAGTAACCGGCGCAGCCTGGTACAAGCCCAGGGTTAAAGTTCCCGAACGTCAACCCAAAAGCTTCCCTGTAAATGCCGCTCAAAGCGAATCGATAGCAAATATTGTCAGAGATGCCCTCCCAGGCGACACGGTGATCTTATCTGATGAAGGCTACTACAAAATGAATGGCGAAATACTGGTCAACAAGCCTGTTGTTATCATGGCCGCTAAAAATCTGCGAAACAGGCCAATATTGGTAAACGCTTCTTACAAAGCCTTACCGGCTTTTATCACTATTGAAAATGGAGGAGACCTGAAAGTACAGGGCTTAGCTTTTAAAGGTACTTACGAGAGTTTTTCTGCATCCGACGGCGGCGTTCGCACTACCGACAAGCCGATGAACAGGCCCTATCTTTTGACCATTGACAATTGTGAATTTTACGATTACAATGAGAGTAACAATAGCGGGTTTGCAGCAGCCAAAGGTACACTGGCAGACAGCTTAGTAGTGTTGAATTCAGTATTTCATCACATGTCGGGCAATGGAATAGACCTCTCCTCTGAAAAAGACGATAAGGGCATGTACAATGCCGAGTATACCACAATCAGGAACTGTACTTTTACAAATTTAATGGGTAGCGCCATTAATATCTACCGTGGCGGAAATGATGAGAGTACCTTAGGCCCCTTTGTAACTATAGATCATTGCAACTTTAATGAAGTAGAAAACAGGGAGCAGGGAACTGTAATAAGACTCATAGGCGCCCAGCAAGCTTCTGTTACCAATAGCAATTTCTCTTACAGCGGACAGGGAGGCAGGTCTATCCAGTTTCAGGAATACCGCTGGGACAATATTAAAGTAGATTACTGTAATTTCTATGAGTCAGGAAAAATAGAATCATTTTATAATAAAGTAGCAGGCAAACACATTTATCAGTTGAAGCCACAATATACCAATACCGAAAAACTCAATTTCCAATGGTTGGGCAACACTCCTGCTACAAATGATCAATTACCAATAGGCGTAACAAAATAA